A window of the Streptomyces formicae genome harbors these coding sequences:
- a CDS encoding sirohydrochlorin chelatase, producing the protein MTESAHPHESLAPNPLPLDTTSQLLTRITAQLGAQLSHVQLNGVRRSMSSPRTYTTDPAIPGSGALVGPGPVSGPGPVSRPGPVVAPGPALVAVAHGSRDPRALRTVNRLLDRVRELRPGLDVRLGHIELDAPLLPDTLATLAALGDREAVLVPLLLGRGYHVKQDIPGAVADAPRLHARIAPPLGPHPLLVEALYARLAEAGWRDTDDGSRSAGVVLAAAGSRDPESAADARRTAAMLSERLGGVPVVPAYASGVSPTVPEALRALTARGRHRIAVASYFTAPGRFASAAADAAPWAAAAPLGAHPAMARLVLQRYDETAATPSVANRRLLVTA; encoded by the coding sequence GGGGCGCAGCTCAGCCATGTCCAGCTCAACGGAGTGCGCAGGTCCATGAGTTCACCCCGCACGTACACCACCGACCCGGCCATACCCGGCTCGGGCGCCCTCGTCGGCCCCGGTCCTGTTTCCGGCCCCGGCCCTGTTTCCCGCCCCGGCCCTGTTGTCGCCCCCGGCCCCGCTCTCGTCGCCGTCGCGCACGGCAGCCGCGACCCCCGTGCCCTGCGCACCGTGAACCGGCTGCTCGACCGGGTCCGCGAGCTCCGTCCCGGCCTCGACGTCCGGCTCGGGCACATCGAGCTCGACGCACCGCTGCTCCCCGATACCCTTGCCACCCTCGCCGCCCTCGGCGACCGCGAGGCCGTCCTCGTACCGCTGCTGCTCGGCCGCGGCTACCACGTGAAGCAGGACATTCCCGGCGCAGTCGCCGACGCACCCCGGCTGCACGCCAGGATCGCGCCGCCGCTCGGTCCGCATCCGCTGCTCGTCGAGGCGCTGTACGCACGGCTCGCCGAGGCCGGATGGCGCGACACGGACGACGGCAGCCGGAGCGCGGGCGTGGTGCTCGCGGCGGCCGGGTCGCGCGACCCCGAGTCTGCCGCCGACGCCCGCCGCACCGCCGCGATGCTGAGCGAGCGTCTCGGCGGGGTGCCCGTCGTCCCGGCGTACGCTTCCGGAGTCTCGCCCACCGTTCCCGAGGCGCTGCGTGCGCTGACGGCCCGGGGCCGGCACCGCATCGCCGTCGCCTCGTACTTCACGGCGCCCGGACGGTTCGCTTCGGCGGCCGCCGACGCGGCACCCTGGGCCGCGGCCGCCCCGCTCGGCGCGCACCCCGCCATGGCGCGGCTCGTGCTCCAGCGCTACGACGAGACGGCGGCCACGCCGTCCGTGGCGAACCGTCGCCTACTGGTCACCGCCTGA